One window of the Epinephelus moara isolate mb chromosome 22, YSFRI_EMoa_1.0, whole genome shotgun sequence genome contains the following:
- the lipea gene encoding lipase, hormone-sensitive a isoform X1 yields MRLASDMDYKVVFATLETVCEENIAIMCGPSDSAYGAVAKRLVTCLRQIQEHGRALEPVIASFTTVFHHYDFDAQTPGNGYRTLVKVLLSCLLHIIHKGRYIASNYNGAFFRAEHNASEMEAYCSALCQLRALLHLAQQLINDNGYGQLYSLQDRDLSNRFVQEYSSMHKACFYGRCLGFQYSPTLRPFLQTVVISMVSYGETYGKHQSGFGLAALSLLTSGKYVIDPELRGAEFERITQNLDMQFWKSFWNLTESGLITGFNRIASCPVQVNFTLTVPPVTLRLPLASDPNLTATVSPPIAHWGPGPVHMRLISHELREGQESEELLALSRTDPPPISAAHLPWVQKQPRSPWLLIHFHGGGFVAQTSKSHENYLRNWSKELNVPVLSVDYSLSPEAPFPRALEECFYAYCWALNNCHLLGSTAERVCLAGDSAGGNLCITVSMKAITSGIRVPDGIMAAYPATLLTTDASPSRLLTLIDPLLPLGVLAKCVNAYAGVDCQTVRPTFGSGSLSALGRDTAVLLNDLTQGASNWIQSFLEPMRAPGGARSLSLMQRKSQSNETQRTSTHTSTPNCGSQVDYPDGFEPLRSECLAVISPTSCPIIKNPFVSPLLAPNNLLRGLPPVHIVASALDALLDDSVMFAKKLRDMGQPVSLTVVEDLPHGFLSLSQLAKETEVAASICVEQMRKIFQQENGTPALRKRPKQRSEET; encoded by the exons ATGCGGCTCG cctcaGATATGGATTACAAGGTTGTGTTCGCAACCTTGGAGACAGtatgtgaagaaaacattgCCATTATGTGTGGGCCTTCTGATTCGGCGTACGGTGCTGTTGCCAAGCGCCTGGTCACATGTTTGAGACAGATTCAGGAGCACGGCCGAGCCTTGGAGCCTGTGATTGCCAGCTTCACCACCGTCTTCCATCATTATGACTTTGACGCCCAAACGCCTGGGAATGGCTACCGCACCCTGGTCAAG gTTTTGCTGTCTTGCCTTTTGCACATCATTCACAAGGGTCGTTACATTGCCTCTAATTACAACGGTGCCTTCTTCAGGGCGGAGCACAACGCCTCAGAGATGGAGGCGTACTGCAGCGCTCTGTGCCAACTGCGAGCCCTGCTCCACCTCGCCCAGCAGCTGATCAATGACAATGGCTACGGCCAGCTGTACTCCCTGCAGGACAGGGACCTGAGCAACAGGTTTGTGCAGGAGTACAGCTCCATGCACAAAGCTTGTTTCTATGGCCGCTGTCTGGGCTTTCAG TACTCGCCAACTCTACGTCCGTTTCTTCAGACCGTTGTCATAAGCATGGTTTCATATGGAGAGACATATGGAAAGCACCAGTCTGGCTTTG GTTTAGCTGCCCTTTCCCTTCTCACATCAGGGAAATACGTCATCGATCCAGAGCTTCGAGGTGCTGAGTTTGAACGCATCACCCAGAACCTGGACATGCAGTTCTGGAAGTCCTTCTGGAACCTCACAGAGTCCGGCCTTATAACA GGCTTCAACAGAATAGCCTCTTGCCCAGTGCAGGTGAACTTCACCCTGACTGTGCCTCCTGTCACTCTGCGCCTCCCACTGGCCTCAGACCCCAATCTGACAGCCACCGTGTCACCTCCAATAGCCCACTGGGGCCCCGGGCCAGTCCACATGCGTCTGATCTCACATGAGCTTCGAGAAGGACAG GAGAGTGAGGAGCTGCTAGCTTTATCTCGAACCGATCCTCCCCCGATCTCCGCAGCCCATCTGCCCTGGGTACAGAAGCAGCCTCGCTCCCCCTGGCTGCTCATCCACTTCCATGGAGGTGGCTTTGTGGCCCAGACCTCCAAATCCCATGAG AATTATCTGCGGAATTGGTCAAAGGAGCTGAACGTACCTGTCCTCTCTGTGGACTACTCTCTGTCGCCTGAAGCACCCTTTCCCAGAGCTCTGGAGGAGTGTTTCTACGCCTACTGCTGGGCTCTGAACAACTGTCACCTGCTGG gCTCCACAGCAGAGCGGGTCTGTCTGGCCGGTGACAGTGCAGGAGGAAATCTCTGCATCACTGTGTCCATGAAGGCTATAACCAGCGGCATTCGAGTCCCCGACGGCATCATGGCCGCCTACCCCGCCACCTTGCTCACCACTGACGCCTCGCCCTCCCGTCTGCTCACACTCATCGATCCGCTGTTGCCTCTAGGTGTTCTTGCAAAGTGCGTCAATGCCTATGCAG GTGTAGACTGTCAGACGGTGCGGCCGACATTTGGAAGCGGCAGTCTGAGCGCTCTGGGCAGAGACACTGCTGTGCTGCTCAATGATCTCACCCAGGGAGCCTCCAACTGGATCCAGTCCTTTCTGGAGCCCATGCGGGCTCCAGGTGGAGCACGCTCACTGTCATTGATGCAGAGGAAGTCTCAGAGCAACGAAACTCAGAGGACATCCACTCACACCTCCACACCAAACTGTGGAAGTCAGGTGGATTACCCGGACGGATTTGAGCCTCTGCGCTCCGAGTGCCTGGCTGTCATTAGCCCAACTTCATGCCCCATTATAAAGAACCCATTTGTGTCGCCCCTGCTGGCTCCAAACAACCTGCTGAGAGGCCTGCCGCCTGTACACATAGTG GCCTCTGCTCTGGATGCCTTGCTGGATGACTCTGTGATGTTTGCCAAAAAGCTGCGAGACATGGGCCAGCCTGTGAGCCTGACGGTGGTGGAGGACCTGCCTCATGGCTTCCTCAGCCTATCACAGCTCGCCAAGGAGACAGAGGTCGCTGCATCGATCTGTGTGGAGCAAATGAGGAAGATTTTTCAGCAAGAAAATGGGACGCCTGCTCTTCGCAAACGTCCAAAGCAAAGAAGCGAAGAGACTTGA
- the lipea gene encoding lipase, hormone-sensitive a isoform X2, translated as MDYKVVFATLETVCEENIAIMCGPSDSAYGAVAKRLVTCLRQIQEHGRALEPVIASFTTVFHHYDFDAQTPGNGYRTLVKVLLSCLLHIIHKGRYIASNYNGAFFRAEHNASEMEAYCSALCQLRALLHLAQQLINDNGYGQLYSLQDRDLSNRFVQEYSSMHKACFYGRCLGFQYSPTLRPFLQTVVISMVSYGETYGKHQSGFGLAALSLLTSGKYVIDPELRGAEFERITQNLDMQFWKSFWNLTESGLITGFNRIASCPVQVNFTLTVPPVTLRLPLASDPNLTATVSPPIAHWGPGPVHMRLISHELREGQESEELLALSRTDPPPISAAHLPWVQKQPRSPWLLIHFHGGGFVAQTSKSHENYLRNWSKELNVPVLSVDYSLSPEAPFPRALEECFYAYCWALNNCHLLGSTAERVCLAGDSAGGNLCITVSMKAITSGIRVPDGIMAAYPATLLTTDASPSRLLTLIDPLLPLGVLAKCVNAYAGVDCQTVRPTFGSGSLSALGRDTAVLLNDLTQGASNWIQSFLEPMRAPGGARSLSLMQRKSQSNETQRTSTHTSTPNCGSQVDYPDGFEPLRSECLAVISPTSCPIIKNPFVSPLLAPNNLLRGLPPVHIVASALDALLDDSVMFAKKLRDMGQPVSLTVVEDLPHGFLSLSQLAKETEVAASICVEQMRKIFQQENGTPALRKRPKQRSEET; from the exons ATGGATTACAAGGTTGTGTTCGCAACCTTGGAGACAGtatgtgaagaaaacattgCCATTATGTGTGGGCCTTCTGATTCGGCGTACGGTGCTGTTGCCAAGCGCCTGGTCACATGTTTGAGACAGATTCAGGAGCACGGCCGAGCCTTGGAGCCTGTGATTGCCAGCTTCACCACCGTCTTCCATCATTATGACTTTGACGCCCAAACGCCTGGGAATGGCTACCGCACCCTGGTCAAG gTTTTGCTGTCTTGCCTTTTGCACATCATTCACAAGGGTCGTTACATTGCCTCTAATTACAACGGTGCCTTCTTCAGGGCGGAGCACAACGCCTCAGAGATGGAGGCGTACTGCAGCGCTCTGTGCCAACTGCGAGCCCTGCTCCACCTCGCCCAGCAGCTGATCAATGACAATGGCTACGGCCAGCTGTACTCCCTGCAGGACAGGGACCTGAGCAACAGGTTTGTGCAGGAGTACAGCTCCATGCACAAAGCTTGTTTCTATGGCCGCTGTCTGGGCTTTCAG TACTCGCCAACTCTACGTCCGTTTCTTCAGACCGTTGTCATAAGCATGGTTTCATATGGAGAGACATATGGAAAGCACCAGTCTGGCTTTG GTTTAGCTGCCCTTTCCCTTCTCACATCAGGGAAATACGTCATCGATCCAGAGCTTCGAGGTGCTGAGTTTGAACGCATCACCCAGAACCTGGACATGCAGTTCTGGAAGTCCTTCTGGAACCTCACAGAGTCCGGCCTTATAACA GGCTTCAACAGAATAGCCTCTTGCCCAGTGCAGGTGAACTTCACCCTGACTGTGCCTCCTGTCACTCTGCGCCTCCCACTGGCCTCAGACCCCAATCTGACAGCCACCGTGTCACCTCCAATAGCCCACTGGGGCCCCGGGCCAGTCCACATGCGTCTGATCTCACATGAGCTTCGAGAAGGACAG GAGAGTGAGGAGCTGCTAGCTTTATCTCGAACCGATCCTCCCCCGATCTCCGCAGCCCATCTGCCCTGGGTACAGAAGCAGCCTCGCTCCCCCTGGCTGCTCATCCACTTCCATGGAGGTGGCTTTGTGGCCCAGACCTCCAAATCCCATGAG AATTATCTGCGGAATTGGTCAAAGGAGCTGAACGTACCTGTCCTCTCTGTGGACTACTCTCTGTCGCCTGAAGCACCCTTTCCCAGAGCTCTGGAGGAGTGTTTCTACGCCTACTGCTGGGCTCTGAACAACTGTCACCTGCTGG gCTCCACAGCAGAGCGGGTCTGTCTGGCCGGTGACAGTGCAGGAGGAAATCTCTGCATCACTGTGTCCATGAAGGCTATAACCAGCGGCATTCGAGTCCCCGACGGCATCATGGCCGCCTACCCCGCCACCTTGCTCACCACTGACGCCTCGCCCTCCCGTCTGCTCACACTCATCGATCCGCTGTTGCCTCTAGGTGTTCTTGCAAAGTGCGTCAATGCCTATGCAG GTGTAGACTGTCAGACGGTGCGGCCGACATTTGGAAGCGGCAGTCTGAGCGCTCTGGGCAGAGACACTGCTGTGCTGCTCAATGATCTCACCCAGGGAGCCTCCAACTGGATCCAGTCCTTTCTGGAGCCCATGCGGGCTCCAGGTGGAGCACGCTCACTGTCATTGATGCAGAGGAAGTCTCAGAGCAACGAAACTCAGAGGACATCCACTCACACCTCCACACCAAACTGTGGAAGTCAGGTGGATTACCCGGACGGATTTGAGCCTCTGCGCTCCGAGTGCCTGGCTGTCATTAGCCCAACTTCATGCCCCATTATAAAGAACCCATTTGTGTCGCCCCTGCTGGCTCCAAACAACCTGCTGAGAGGCCTGCCGCCTGTACACATAGTG GCCTCTGCTCTGGATGCCTTGCTGGATGACTCTGTGATGTTTGCCAAAAAGCTGCGAGACATGGGCCAGCCTGTGAGCCTGACGGTGGTGGAGGACCTGCCTCATGGCTTCCTCAGCCTATCACAGCTCGCCAAGGAGACAGAGGTCGCTGCATCGATCTGTGTGGAGCAAATGAGGAAGATTTTTCAGCAAGAAAATGGGACGCCTGCTCTTCGCAAACGTCCAAAGCAAAGAAGCGAAGAGACTTGA